Below is a window of Candidatus Methylacidiphilales bacterium DNA.
GTTTCCTCATGTCACCATCATCGAAAACAAATTGAACAGAGGATTCGCTGCGGCCTGCAATCAGGGCATCGCGGTCACAACTGAGCCGCACGTCTTGTTACTCAATCCCGA
It encodes the following:
- a CDS encoding glycosyltransferase: MPPWRTVLVDNGSNDGTTEMVSSEFPHVTIIENKLNRGFAAACNQGIAVTTEPHVLLLNP